The stretch of DNA AACGTGGTATTGGATAGAAAATTTGGTTCGCCCACAATCACCAATGACGGTGTTACCATCGCCAAAGAGATTGAATTGGAAGACGAATTTGAGAATATGGGCGCCCAGCTCTGCAAAGAAGTGGCTGAAAAAACCCACGACGTTGCTGGAGACGGCACCACCACTGCCACCCTGCTTGCCCAATCCATCATTGAAGAAGGCTTGAAACATGTGACCGCCGGCGTGAACCCGATGTATCTGAAGCGCGGTTTGGAAAAAGCCACCAAGGTGGTTGTGGACAAAATCCACGAATTTTCCACCGAAATCAAAAGCAATGAAGAAATCGCCCAGATCGCGTCGATTTCCGCAAATAACGACCCCGAAATTGGCAGGCTCATCGCCGAAGCCATGGCATCCGTGGGCAAAGAAGGCATCATCAACATCGAAGAAGCCAAGTCCATCGATACCGATTTGGAAAAAGTGGAAGGAATGCAGTTTGACCGCGGCTATCTTTCCCCCTATTTCGTGACCAATGCCGACAAAATGATTGCCGAATTGGAAGACCCCTTCATCCTGATTCACGACAAAAAAATCAGCGTGCTGAAAGACCTTCTGCCCATCCTGCAGGAAATCTCCGGTTCCGGACATCCGCTGTTGGTAATCGCGGAAGACATTGAAGGCGAAGCGCTGGCAACCTTGGTTGTGAACAAGCTTCGCGGCGTTTTGAACGTTGTGGCGGTGAAGGCCCCCGGTTTTGGCGACCGTCGCAAAGCCATGTTGGAAGACATCGCCGTCCTCACCGGTGCCACCGTGATTTCTGAAGAAATGGGACGCCGTTTGGACAGCGCCACCATGGCCGATCTTGGCCGTGCCAAAAAGGTGATTGTGGACAAGGAAAACACCACCATGCGCGAAGGCGCTGGCAGCGATGAAGCTGTGGCAGCCCGCGTGAAACAGATTAAAGCCCAAATCGAGGAAACCACCTCCGATTATGACAAGGAAAAGCTGCAGGAACGCCTGGCAAAGCTTTCCAGTGGTGTGGCTGTAATCCGCATCGGTGCCGCGACCGAAACCGAAATGAAGGAAAAGAAAGCCCGCGTTGACGACGCTCTGCACGCCACCCGCGCTGCAGTTGAAGAAGGAATCGTCCCCGGCGGCGGAGTCACCCTCATCCAAGCTGCCAAAGCCCTCAAAGGCATGAAAGACCTCAGCGGCCACGAAGAAAAAATGGCTGTGGAAATCCTGATGAAAGCTTTGGAAAAACCCGCTTACCAGATCGCTACCAACGCCGGTGAAGAAGGTGCCGTGGTGGTTGAAAAGCTCAAAGGCTACAGAGAAGTTCACATGGGCTTCAACGCCGACAATGGCAAGTTTGAAGACCTCTTGAAAGCCGGCATCATCGACCCTGCCAAAGTGGTTCGCTCTGCCGTGCAACACGCAGTTTCGATTTCGGCTCTGCTGCTCACCACCGAATGTGTGATCACAGACATTCCCGAACCCGAAGCACCTGCTCCTATGCCCAACCCCGGCATGGGCGGAATGTATTAAACATCTCCAATACCATCACATAGATGCCCCTCCAGTTTGGAGGGGCTTTTCTTTGGGCTGAAATTTTCCCGCCAATAAAAAACCGCCCCAGCTATGAAAACCAGGGCGGATGTTTCTTGAGGCTGAATCAGTAGATGATTACCTCGCCATTTTTATAGTCCAGCTTCATCGAATCCTGGGTAAAACCACCCAAAACAGCCTTCGCCATGGCGTTTTCCAAATCTTTTTGGATGAGACGCTTGAGCGGACGGGCGCCATATTGCGGGTCGAACCCGGCTTCGGTGATGTAATCCACCAGCGCGGGAGTCCATTGCAGGGTGATTCCCCTTTCCAAAACCCGCTCCGCCAGGTGGCCAAGCTGGATTTCCACAATTTGACGGATGTTTTCGCGGCTGAGGCGATGGAAGATGATGATGTCGTCCAGGCGGTTCAGAAATTCCGGGCGGAAATACTGTTTAAGGGTGTTCATCAGCAGGGGACGCACGGATTCCAAATCCTGGGCTTCAAAGATTTCCTGGGAGCCGATGTTTGAGGTCATGATAATCACGCTGTGGCGAAAATCCACGGTGCGACCCTTGCCATCGGTGAGGCGGCCATCATCCAGGATTTGCAGGAGGATGTTGAACACGTCGGGATGCGCTTTTTCAATCTCGTCGAAGAGGATGACGCTGTAGGGACGGCGCCGCACACCTTCGGTGAGATAGCCTCCTTCATCGTGTCCAATGTAGCCTGGAGGCGCGCCGATGAGCCTGGAAACGGAGTGTTTTTCCATGAATTCGCTCATATCCAGGCGCAGCATGGCTTTTTCGGTGTCAAACAGATATGCCGCCAGGGTCTTTGCCAGTTCGGTTTTGCCCACTCCGGTGGGACCCAGGAAAATGAAGGAGCCGATGGGACGGTTGGTGTCGCTTAAACCACTGCGGGAACGGCGGATGGCATTGGAAAGCGCGGTGATTCCCTCTTTTTGGCCGATGACCCTTTGGGCGAGGATTTCCTCCAATCCCAGAAGCTTTGCCATCTCGCTTTGCACCAGTTTGGAAACGGGGATGTTTGTCCATTTGGAAACCACTTCCGCCACCATTTCCTCGTCCACTTTTTCCTTCACCAAGGCTTCTTCCCGGGGGTTTTCCTCCTGTTTTTTCAAGAGTTCAGCCAGTTCGGCTTCCTTGGCCTTGATGGTGCCCCATCTCAGTCTGGATGTGGTTTCCAGGTCTCCCTCGCGCTCGGCTTTGTCTGCCTGGCTTCTCAGGGAATCCAGTTCGCTGCGCAATTCCTTGGCGTGTTCAAAGACTCCTTTTTCGTTTTCCCAACGCAGGGTGAGCGCCTTGCTTTCCTCGCCCAGCCGCGCGATTTCTTCCTTGATTTTTTCCAAGCGCTGCAGCGACATGGAATCGGTTTCCTTCGCCAGGGAAAGCCGTTCGATTTCAAGCTGGCGCAGGGAACGGTCAATCTCATCCAGTTCGGTGGGTTTGCTGTCTATTTCCATGCGCAGCATGGCGCAGGCTTCGTCGATGAGATCGATGGCCTTGTCTGGCAAAAAGCGGTCGGCAATATAGCGGTTGCTCATCACAGCCGCTGCCACCAGGGCGTTGTCCGTAATCTGCACACCGTGGTGAACCTCATATTTTTCGCGGATGCCGCGCAGGATGGAAATGGTGTCCTCAACGCTGGGTTCTTCCACCATCACAGGCTGGAAGCGGCGTTCGAGGGCGGGGTCTTTTTCGATGTGTTTGCGGTATTCGTCGATGGTGGTGGCTCCGATGCAATGCAGGGTTCCGCGTGCCAGAGCGGGTTTCAGCATATTGGAGGCGTCCACAGAGCCTTCGGCGGCGCCAGCGCCCACAACGGTATGAATCTCATCGATGAACAGAATTATCTGACCATCGGATTTTTCCACCTCGGAAAGCACGGCTTTGAGGCGTTCCTCGAATTCTCCGCGGAATTTTGCCCCAGCTAAAAGCGCTGCCATGTCCAACTCCAGAATTTCCTTGTTTTTCAAGTTTTCAGGGACGTCCTGAGCCACCACGCGCCGTGCCAAACCTTCCACGATGGCGGTTTTTCCAACACCGGGTTCACCGATGAAAATGGGGTTGTTTTTACGGCGGCGGGAAAGAATCTGGATGCTACGGCGAATCTCGTCATCGCGCCCAATCACAGGGTCCAGTTTTTCCTGTCGCGCCAAGCGGGTGAGGTTGCGGGCATATTTTTCCAAAGCCTGAAATTTGGCTTCGGGGTCTTGGTCTGTAACTCTTTGATTGCCACGCAATTCCTTGAGGGCTTCCAAGAGGTTTTTCTCATCCGCTCCGGCGGCTTTGAGCAAATTCGCGGCTTCACCACCTTTGCCAACCAGCGCTAAAAGCAGGTGTTCCAAGCTGATATAATCATCCTGCAGCCTGCCTGCCTCGGCTTCCGCCTGGTTCAGAATATCCAGAACCTCCTGGGAGATATAGCCTTGCGCGCCGCTGACCCGGGGAAGTTTTTTGAGGGCGTCCTCAATCTGACTTTCCAGAGCGGGGACGGACACTTCCAGCTTTTGCAGGGTGGGAACCACCAAGCCGCCTTCCTGGGCAAGCAATGCCAAAAGCAGGTGCAGGTCCCGGATTTCCTGATTCCCGTATTCCTGTGCCAGAGCCTGCATCTTCTGCAGGGTTTCCTGGCTCTTTATGGTAAATTTTTGAGCGTTCATTTTTACCTCCTTATAAGGTATAAAATAAACGCCCCTGCCAATTTGTCAAGGGAAATTAGCAGTCAATGATGGAGATTGCTAATTATTGTGATCAGCCTGCGGGACAGGAACTTGGCTTATTTTAAACGGGAATATCTGAGCAAAGCTGGCAACAAAAAACCCTCAAATCCCTAAACCTATATCTGGCTTATATTTGGCTTAATAAACATAAGGGAGACATAAGGCGGCAAGCAGGAAAGGGTCGGTTTATGCCGATGAATACAGGCAAATCCCTGCCTCACCCTCCGACGTGGTTTCTTTCAAAAAAAGGGATTACTTCAAAAGCACCTTGGCGCTGAGCAGATGTCCCGGCGCGCTGAGGCTGATTAAATATATGCCGGGAGCGGCTTTATCACCCTGGGAGTCGCGTCCGTTCCAGGTGATTTGGGAATTTCCCTGGGGCAGGTTTTGTTGCCAGGAAGCGAGTTTTTGACCCTTGATATTGTGGATGCTGATGGTGGCGGAGAGGGGGTTTTTGCTTTCGATTTCCAGGCTGGTGCTGTCGCTGAAGGGGTTGGGGCTGGCTTTGCCCAAAATCAGGTCCAAGGCAGGGGAGGGGATTTCAGCTTCAGCTTCGGAGCTGTCCCAGATGCGTGCGACAAATTCGGGATGGTCCACAAAGGGATTGCGGTTGGTTTGAAAGCCCTGCACGGCGTTGTTGCGCTCCACTTCGGTTTGCGTGGGCGGGTCAAAATAGTGCCATTGTATCAAAACGGGCAGCATGTCCACATTCTGAATAAGGAGGCCATCGCCATAGCGGGTATGGAAATAGAGCAGCGCGCGGGCGATGTCGCCCTTGGTTTCATCCGCGGGCTCAAAAACCGTGTAACCGGTGGGACTCATGCCGCGGTAGCTCTGCCAGGGTGTGTAAGTATAATAAATGCTGGCATTTGCGTGGTTGTTGACGTTGTAAACCGGATAGTTGCTGCGGGCGCTGTTCACGTTGGAAGTGCAGGGGAAAAGGTGGTGTACGTCGGCTTTTTTGATGGTGCTTTGGGGGCTGCTGAACCAGCTTTGGCAATAGGTGTGTTCTGTGTTTGGGTTGCTGGAGCCGGTATAGTTGTAGCCCACATCAAATTCAACTCCGGTATAGATGCAGGTGACGAAGCCATCGTGATTGTCCAGCTCCTGAAAGA from Candidatus Cloacimonadota bacterium encodes:
- the groL gene encoding chaperonin GroEL (60 kDa chaperone family; promotes refolding of misfolded polypeptides especially under stressful conditions; forms two stacked rings of heptamers to form a barrel-shaped 14mer; ends can be capped by GroES; misfolded proteins enter the barrel where they are refolded when GroES binds), giving the protein MAKQLLYSHDARTSLKKGVDQLADAVKVTLGPRGRNVVLDRKFGSPTITNDGVTIAKEIELEDEFENMGAQLCKEVAEKTHDVAGDGTTTATLLAQSIIEEGLKHVTAGVNPMYLKRGLEKATKVVVDKIHEFSTEIKSNEEIAQIASISANNDPEIGRLIAEAMASVGKEGIINIEEAKSIDTDLEKVEGMQFDRGYLSPYFVTNADKMIAELEDPFILIHDKKISVLKDLLPILQEISGSGHPLLVIAEDIEGEALATLVVNKLRGVLNVVAVKAPGFGDRRKAMLEDIAVLTGATVISEEMGRRLDSATMADLGRAKKVIVDKENTTMREGAGSDEAVAARVKQIKAQIEETTSDYDKEKLQERLAKLSSGVAVIRIGAATETEMKEKKARVDDALHATRAAVEEGIVPGGGVTLIQAAKALKGMKDLSGHEEKMAVEILMKALEKPAYQIATNAGEEGAVVVEKLKGYREVHMGFNADNGKFEDLLKAGIIDPAKVVRSAVQHAVSISALLLTTECVITDIPEPEAPAPMPNPGMGGMY
- the clpB gene encoding ATP-dependent chaperone ClpB, whose product is MNAQKFTIKSQETLQKMQALAQEYGNQEIRDLHLLLALLAQEGGLVVPTLQKLEVSVPALESQIEDALKKLPRVSGAQGYISQEVLDILNQAEAEAGRLQDDYISLEHLLLALVGKGGEAANLLKAAGADEKNLLEALKELRGNQRVTDQDPEAKFQALEKYARNLTRLARQEKLDPVIGRDDEIRRSIQILSRRRKNNPIFIGEPGVGKTAIVEGLARRVVAQDVPENLKNKEILELDMAALLAGAKFRGEFEERLKAVLSEVEKSDGQIILFIDEIHTVVGAGAAEGSVDASNMLKPALARGTLHCIGATTIDEYRKHIEKDPALERRFQPVMVEEPSVEDTISILRGIREKYEVHHGVQITDNALVAAAVMSNRYIADRFLPDKAIDLIDEACAMLRMEIDSKPTELDEIDRSLRQLEIERLSLAKETDSMSLQRLEKIKEEIARLGEESKALTLRWENEKGVFEHAKELRSELDSLRSQADKAEREGDLETTSRLRWGTIKAKEAELAELLKKQEENPREEALVKEKVDEEMVAEVVSKWTNIPVSKLVQSEMAKLLGLEEILAQRVIGQKEGITALSNAIRRSRSGLSDTNRPIGSFIFLGPTGVGKTELAKTLAAYLFDTEKAMLRLDMSEFMEKHSVSRLIGAPPGYIGHDEGGYLTEGVRRRPYSVILFDEIEKAHPDVFNILLQILDDGRLTDGKGRTVDFRHSVIIMTSNIGSQEIFEAQDLESVRPLLMNTLKQYFRPEFLNRLDDIIIFHRLSRENIRQIVEIQLGHLAERVLERGITLQWTPALVDYITEAGFDPQYGARPLKRLIQKDLENAMAKAVLGGFTQDSMKLDYKNGEVIIY
- a CDS encoding T9SS type A sorting domain-containing protein, which translates into the protein MTKRTLISLILLAVAVFAAAQGNYYDAVLDLSGQELYNALQGLISTNTYSNYIGARTFLFQELDNHDGFVTCIYTGVEFDVGYNYTGSSNPNTEHTYCQSWFSSPQSTIKKADVHHLFPCTSNVNSARSNYPVYNVNNHANASIYYTYTPWQSYRGMSPTGYTVFEPADETKGDIARALLYFHTRYGDGLLIQNVDMLPVLIQWHYFDPPTQTEVERNNAVQGFQTNRNPFVDHPEFVARIWDSSEAEAEIPSPALDLILGKASPNPFSDSTSLEIESKNPLSATISIHNIKGQKLASWQQNLPQGNSQITWNGRDSQGDKAAPGIYLISLSAPGHLLSAKVLLK